A single window of Candidatus Methylomirabilota bacterium DNA harbors:
- the nusA gene encoding transcription termination factor NusA, protein MNRELLMVIEQLGREKGIDPEVLFEALESALLSASRKTLGAAENVRMEIDRKTGALRVFGRKKVVEVVGDPKLEIALAEAKALNPEAELDDELEQELPPQEFGRIAAQTAKQVILQRVRDAERERIYKEFEGKEGQILRGLIHRIEKRNVILEIGKAEAILPEREQIPGERYNPSDRVRAYVLEVRRTIKGPQITLSRTHPGFLVRLFETEIPEIQEGIVVVKAASREPGERAKVAVASTKRDVDPIGACVGLRGTRIQVISRELRGEKIDIIEWSHDPATFVARALSPAKVSSVTISEESDADGQPSAFVVVPDNQLSLAIGKKGQNARLAAKLTGMRIDIKSESELETQRAEPEDAANGAALAELTGGDDETVEALLTAGLGSPRAIVRAGRERLAGIPAVADRAEAIYAAAAKWLTAHTQADTGTPEGRGPEDAISA, encoded by the coding sequence ATGAACCGCGAATTGTTGATGGTCATTGAACAGCTCGGACGCGAGAAGGGGATCGATCCGGAGGTCCTCTTCGAGGCGCTGGAGTCCGCCCTGCTGTCGGCTTCGCGGAAGACGCTGGGGGCGGCCGAGAACGTCCGCATGGAGATCGACCGCAAGACGGGCGCCCTCCGGGTCTTCGGGCGGAAAAAGGTCGTCGAGGTGGTCGGCGATCCCAAGCTGGAGATCGCGCTGGCCGAAGCCAAAGCCCTCAACCCGGAAGCCGAGCTGGACGACGAGCTCGAGCAGGAGCTGCCGCCCCAGGAGTTCGGCCGCATCGCCGCCCAGACGGCGAAGCAGGTGATCTTGCAGCGGGTCCGGGATGCCGAGCGGGAGCGCATCTACAAGGAGTTCGAGGGCAAGGAAGGGCAGATCCTGCGCGGCCTCATCCACCGCATCGAGAAGCGCAACGTGATCCTCGAGATCGGCAAAGCCGAGGCCATCCTGCCCGAGCGGGAGCAGATCCCCGGCGAGCGGTACAATCCGAGCGACCGCGTGCGGGCGTACGTGCTGGAGGTGCGGCGGACCATCAAGGGGCCCCAGATCACGCTCTCGCGGACTCACCCGGGGTTCCTCGTTCGGCTGTTCGAGACGGAGATCCCGGAGATCCAGGAAGGCATCGTCGTCGTCAAGGCGGCCTCCCGGGAGCCGGGCGAGCGAGCCAAAGTGGCGGTCGCCTCGACCAAGCGCGACGTCGACCCGATCGGCGCCTGTGTCGGCCTGCGGGGCACCCGCATCCAGGTGATCAGCCGGGAGCTGCGAGGCGAGAAGATCGACATCATCGAGTGGTCCCACGACCCCGCCACCTTCGTGGCCCGGGCGCTGTCTCCGGCCAAGGTGTCGTCGGTGACGATCAGCGAGGAGTCCGACGCCGACGGCCAACCCTCGGCCTTCGTCGTCGTGCCCGACAACCAGCTGTCCCTGGCGATCGGCAAGAAAGGCCAGAACGCCCGCCTGGCGGCCAAGCTCACCGGCATGCGGATCGACATCAAGAGCGAGTCCGAGCTGGAGACCCAGCGGGCCGAGCCCGAGGACGCCGCGAACGGCGCCGCGCTAGCCGAGTTGACCGGTGGAGACGACGAGACCGTAGAGGCGCTGCTCACGGCCGGCCTCGGCTCTCCCCGGGCCATCGTGCGGGCGGGGCGTGAACGTCTGGCCGGCATCCCCGCGGTGGCTGACCGTGCCGAGGCGATCTATGCGGCGGCGGCGAAATGGCTGACTGCCCACACCCAGGCCGACACCGGCACCCCTGAAGGCCGCGGCCCGGAGGACGCGATCTCCGCGTGA
- a CDS encoding ribosome maturation factor RimP: MEEGERSARIEQVIEPVLRDHGVELVDLEWRARAPRSVLRVFVDKPGGVGIGDCERLSREVGDLLEVAGVIEGSYDLEVSSPGLDRLLRSEREYQWARGRRVRCWLRDGREVRGRLIEVAAEGLVLDQDGQRVEVPRAGVTKARLDAEVPWPRRG, from the coding sequence GTGGAGGAAGGCGAGCGGAGCGCGCGGATCGAGCAGGTGATCGAGCCGGTGCTGCGGGATCACGGGGTGGAGCTGGTGGACCTGGAGTGGCGGGCTCGGGCCCCCCGGTCCGTCCTGCGCGTCTTCGTCGACAAACCCGGGGGCGTCGGCATCGGGGATTGCGAGCGGCTGAGTCGCGAGGTCGGCGACCTGCTCGAGGTGGCGGGGGTGATCGAGGGATCGTACGATCTCGAAGTGTCGTCGCCGGGCCTCGACCGGCTGCTCAGAAGCGAGCGGGAGTACCAGTGGGCGCGTGGCCGGCGTGTTCGCTGCTGGCTGCGCGACGGGCGCGAGGTGCGTGGTCGCCTGATCGAGGTTGCGGCCGAGGGGCTGGTGCTCGACCAGGACGGTCAGCGAGTGGAGGTCCCCCGGGCCGGCGTGACCAAGGCGCGCCTGGATGCCGAGGTGCCGTGGCCCCGGCGGGGATGA
- a CDS encoding proline--tRNA ligase, whose product MRLSRSLVATLREDPAEAEAVSHKLMLRAGLARQLAAGIFVYLPLGQRVIDKITAIIREEMNAIGGQEITMPVLHPAEIWKQSGRWEGIPEMFKLKDRHGRELCLGMTHEEVIAWLAAREIRSYRDLPQIWYQIQTKERDEARPRSGVLRTREFLMKDSYTLDPDLASLDRSYTAHEQAYVRIFTRCGLRFHVVQSDTGMMGGHSAHEFMAPSAAGEDEIAMCGRCGYAANVELARAVAPVPTFADDPREEVATPGARTIAEVAAYLKVDPRLTIKSLLYVAPRAGPVLVLLRGDHNLHERKLMRAVGEECRPAHPDEVRQHLGAPVGSVGPLGVAVPVVADEALRQGVYVVGANREGFHVRGVRPGHDFPCRFADLHTAVAGEGCPQCGAPLAIERVIEVGNIFKLGTKFSEALGATYLDESGQQRPVVMGSYGIGPARIAAAAIEQLADSDGIVWPPAIAPFQVHIVAVNVREGRQARAADEIYAECWRQGIEAVLDDRDERPGVKFKDADLLGVPLRVTVGNAFVKEGVVELRERRTRRQTRVGRGEVMAAIAASEAFRQP is encoded by the coding sequence ATGCGCCTGAGCCGCTCGCTCGTGGCCACGTTGCGGGAGGACCCCGCCGAGGCCGAGGCGGTGAGCCACAAGCTGATGTTGCGGGCCGGCCTGGCTCGCCAGCTCGCCGCAGGCATCTTCGTGTACCTGCCCTTGGGCCAGCGCGTGATCGACAAGATCACCGCCATCATCCGCGAAGAGATGAACGCCATCGGCGGGCAGGAGATCACCATGCCCGTCCTGCACCCGGCGGAGATCTGGAAACAGTCGGGCCGCTGGGAGGGCATCCCCGAGATGTTCAAGCTCAAGGACCGGCACGGCCGGGAGCTCTGCCTGGGGATGACGCACGAAGAGGTCATCGCCTGGCTGGCCGCGCGGGAGATCCGGTCCTACCGGGACCTGCCCCAGATCTGGTACCAGATCCAGACCAAGGAGCGCGACGAGGCACGGCCGCGCTCGGGCGTGTTGCGTACCCGCGAATTCCTCATGAAGGATTCCTACACCCTGGATCCCGATCTGGCCTCGCTCGACCGCTCGTACACCGCGCACGAGCAGGCCTACGTACGGATCTTCACGCGCTGCGGCTTGCGGTTCCACGTGGTGCAGTCCGACACAGGGATGATGGGCGGCCACAGCGCGCACGAGTTCATGGCCCCCAGCGCGGCGGGCGAGGACGAGATCGCCATGTGCGGGCGGTGCGGCTACGCCGCCAACGTCGAGCTGGCTCGTGCCGTCGCGCCGGTCCCGACGTTCGCCGACGACCCGCGGGAGGAGGTGGCCACCCCCGGGGCCCGAACCATCGCCGAGGTCGCAGCCTATCTGAAGGTCGACCCCCGGCTCACCATCAAGTCGCTGCTCTACGTGGCGCCCCGGGCGGGGCCCGTGCTGGTCCTCCTCCGTGGCGATCACAACCTGCACGAGCGCAAGCTCATGCGGGCCGTGGGCGAAGAGTGTCGTCCCGCGCATCCCGATGAGGTCCGCCAGCACCTGGGGGCTCCCGTGGGGTCGGTGGGGCCGCTCGGGGTCGCCGTCCCCGTCGTGGCCGACGAGGCGCTACGCCAGGGGGTGTACGTGGTGGGCGCGAATCGCGAGGGCTTCCACGTCCGCGGGGTGCGGCCCGGTCACGATTTCCCCTGCCGCTTCGCCGACCTTCACACGGCGGTGGCGGGCGAGGGATGCCCGCAGTGCGGAGCCCCCCTGGCCATCGAGCGCGTGATCGAGGTCGGCAACATCTTCAAGCTGGGGACGAAGTTCTCCGAAGCCCTCGGCGCCACCTACCTCGACGAGTCGGGCCAACAGCGTCCCGTGGTGATGGGCAGCTACGGCATCGGCCCGGCCCGCATCGCGGCGGCCGCCATCGAGCAGCTGGCCGACAGCGACGGGATCGTCTGGCCGCCCGCCATCGCTCCCTTCCAGGTCCACATCGTGGCGGTCAACGTCCGCGAGGGGAGGCAGGCCCGCGCCGCTGACGAGATCTACGCCGAGTGCTGGCGGCAGGGGATCGAGGCCGTTCTCGACGACCGGGACGAGCGCCCGGGCGTAAAATTCAAGGACGCCGACCTGTTGGGCGTGCCCCTTCGGGTCACCGTGGGAAACGCCTTCGTCAAAGAGGGAGTCGTCGAATTGCGCGAGCGGCGGACCCGCCGGCAGACGCGGGTCGGGCGGGGAGAGGTGATGGCGGCGATCGCGGCCAGCGAGGCATTTCGGCAACCCTGA
- a CDS encoding (2Fe-2S) ferredoxin domain-containing protein: protein MGQYRTHVFVCTSGDTCPTQGDVERFVSYLRGEAVKAGLKSEVRINKAGCFSQCGHGPMLVVYPDDVWYAGVQASDLEEIFRSHIVGGVPVDRLRYDPGVKGPNKKPGAH from the coding sequence ATGGGCCAATATCGCACCCACGTCTTCGTGTGCACCAGCGGCGATACCTGTCCCACGCAGGGCGACGTCGAGCGGTTCGTCAGCTACCTTCGCGGCGAAGCGGTCAAGGCCGGTCTCAAGAGCGAGGTGCGCATCAACAAGGCCGGTTGCTTCTCGCAGTGCGGCCACGGGCCGATGCTGGTCGTCTACCCCGACGACGTCTGGTACGCGGGCGTCCAGGCCTCCGATCTCGAGGAGATCTTCCGCTCTCACATCGTGGGTGGCGTCCCCGTGGACCGGCTGCGCTACGACCCCGGCGTCAAGGGACCCAACAAGAAGCCCGGCGCTCACTGA
- the ispG gene encoding flavodoxin-dependent (E)-4-hydroxy-3-methylbut-2-enyl-diphosphate synthase, with translation MKRRPTRQIRLGGLTVGGDAPITVQSMTKTDTRDVQATLLEIWSLEAAGCDIVRCAVPVREAAERLGEIKRQIRIPLVADIHFNYKLALLALEQGVDGLRLNPGNIGGKAFVQEVINTAKERRIPIRIGVNAGSLEKDLLAKYGGPTAQGMVESALRHIRILEDLNYPEMKISLKASDPSMMIEAYRMLAGQVDYPFHLGVTEAGTPGVGTIKSAVGLGALLSEGIGDTIRVSLSADPTEEVRVGIDILKSLGLRKGGLTFVACPSCGRADVDLVRLAREVENEFKGLNEEIHIAVMGCEVNGPGEARAADIGVAGGRGIGLIFRNGEVIRKVPEQEIVQAMREEVDRFLTDRRAASAPGADKR, from the coding sequence ATGAAACGGCGCCCCACGCGACAGATTCGGCTGGGCGGGCTCACGGTCGGAGGCGACGCCCCCATCACCGTGCAGTCCATGACCAAGACCGATACCCGCGACGTCCAGGCCACGCTGCTCGAGATCTGGTCGCTGGAGGCGGCGGGCTGTGACATCGTCCGCTGCGCGGTGCCGGTTCGAGAGGCCGCCGAAAGGCTCGGCGAGATCAAGCGGCAGATCCGGATTCCGCTGGTGGCCGACATCCACTTCAACTACAAGCTGGCCCTGCTCGCCCTCGAGCAGGGCGTGGACGGCCTGCGCCTGAACCCCGGCAACATCGGGGGCAAGGCCTTCGTGCAGGAGGTGATCAACACCGCCAAGGAGCGGAGGATCCCCATCCGCATCGGGGTCAATGCCGGCTCGCTGGAGAAGGATCTGCTCGCCAAATACGGCGGCCCCACGGCCCAGGGCATGGTGGAGTCCGCGCTGCGGCACATCCGCATCCTGGAGGACTTGAACTACCCCGAGATGAAGATCTCACTGAAGGCCTCCGACCCGTCGATGATGATCGAGGCCTACCGGATGCTGGCCGGCCAGGTCGACTACCCGTTCCATCTGGGGGTGACCGAGGCAGGCACCCCCGGGGTGGGCACCATCAAGTCGGCGGTGGGACTGGGCGCCCTGCTGAGCGAAGGCATCGGCGACACCATCCGCGTCTCGCTGTCGGCCGACCCCACCGAGGAGGTTCGCGTAGGTATCGACATCTTGAAATCGCTGGGCCTGCGCAAGGGCGGCCTCACCTTCGTGGCCTGTCCCTCCTGCGGGCGCGCCGACGTGGACCTGGTCCGCTTGGCCCGCGAGGTGGAGAACGAGTTCAAAGGTCTCAACGAAGAGATCCACATCGCCGTGATGGGCTGCGAGGTCAACGGTCCCGGGGAGGCCCGGGCGGCCGACATCGGCGTCGCCGGCGGCCGCGGCATCGGGCTCATCTTCCGCAACGGCGAGGTGATCCGGAAGGTGCCGGAACAGGAGATCGTCCAGGCCATGCGCGAGGAGGTCGACCGCTTCCTGACCGACCGGCGCGCGGCCAGCGCCCCCGGCGCGGACAAGCGCTGA
- the rseP gene encoding RIP metalloprotease RseP, which translates to MTTIISFIVVIGVLILIHELGHFIVARWVGVGVERFSIGFGPVLLRWRGKETEYCLSAIPMGGYVKMMGEENPLEGGAGLAYDPAKAFALKPLWARFLIVFAGPGMNFVLAAVIFIVALGTIGRPVWPPVVGRVGEGTPAAEAGLRTGDVIEAVDGRPVRYWEDVERAISRSGGRPLALRVSRDGLVLTVTPQRTTVRDPIFREEQSMWDIGAGPRLIPHIGVVNPGSPAERAGFKPGDQVVAVEGQPVYTPEELMQAIQKRPGKSFEVTVRRNNQAVRLEVTASPVRDKGPLGEEIEVGRIGVSIVTRAVSYASYSPPVAVWYGLVRTWDMTVLTVKGFWKIVSGQIPLSNLGGPVQIASETGRQAQEGAAPLAIFTAVISVNLAVLNLLPVPMLDGGHLFFFLIEAVLGRPLSVRKRELAQQVGFVLLMLIMVLALYNDLVRIDAFRLFR; encoded by the coding sequence GTGACCACAATCATCTCGTTCATCGTCGTTATCGGCGTGCTGATCCTGATTCACGAGCTGGGCCACTTCATTGTCGCGCGCTGGGTGGGCGTAGGGGTGGAGCGATTCTCGATCGGCTTTGGTCCCGTCCTCTTGCGCTGGCGCGGCAAGGAGACGGAGTACTGCCTGAGCGCGATCCCGATGGGCGGCTACGTCAAGATGATGGGAGAGGAGAATCCGCTCGAGGGCGGTGCCGGGCTGGCCTACGATCCCGCCAAGGCCTTCGCGCTCAAGCCCCTGTGGGCGCGGTTCCTCATCGTGTTCGCGGGTCCGGGCATGAATTTCGTGCTGGCCGCCGTGATCTTCATCGTGGCGCTAGGCACGATCGGTCGTCCCGTCTGGCCCCCGGTGGTGGGGCGGGTGGGCGAAGGAACGCCGGCCGCCGAGGCTGGACTCCGGACCGGCGACGTCATCGAGGCCGTGGACGGCCGGCCCGTCAGGTACTGGGAAGACGTGGAGCGGGCCATCTCACGCTCCGGCGGTCGGCCGCTGGCCCTGCGCGTCAGTCGGGACGGTCTGGTCCTGACGGTCACCCCGCAGCGCACGACCGTGCGCGATCCCATCTTCCGCGAGGAACAGAGCATGTGGGACATCGGGGCCGGCCCCCGGCTCATCCCGCACATCGGGGTGGTGAATCCCGGCTCGCCGGCCGAGCGGGCGGGATTCAAGCCCGGCGATCAGGTGGTGGCGGTGGAGGGGCAGCCGGTGTACACGCCCGAAGAGCTCATGCAGGCGATCCAGAAGCGGCCGGGCAAGAGCTTCGAGGTGACCGTCCGGCGCAACAACCAGGCCGTCCGGCTCGAGGTGACGGCGAGTCCCGTGCGCGACAAGGGGCCGCTCGGCGAGGAGATCGAGGTCGGTCGCATCGGCGTCAGCATCGTCACCAGGGCGGTGAGCTACGCCTCGTACTCTCCGCCCGTGGCCGTGTGGTACGGCCTGGTCCGGACCTGGGACATGACCGTGCTGACCGTAAAGGGGTTCTGGAAGATCGTCAGCGGGCAGATCCCGCTGTCGAACCTGGGCGGGCCCGTGCAGATCGCCTCCGAGACCGGGCGCCAGGCCCAGGAGGGAGCGGCGCCGCTGGCGATCTTCACCGCGGTCATCAGCGTGAACCTGGCGGTGCTGAACCTGTTGCCGGTCCCCATGCTGGACGGCGGCCATCTCTTCTTCTTCCTCATCGAGGCCGTCCTGGGCCGGCCCCTGTCCGTGCGCAAACGCGAGCTGGCCCAGCAGGTCGGCTTCGTGCTCTTGATGCTGATCATGGTTCTCGCGCTCTACAATGACCTCGTCAGGATCGACGCGTTTCGACTGTTCAGATAA
- the dxr gene encoding 1-deoxy-D-xylulose-5-phosphate reductoisomerase: protein MKRITVLGATGSIGLRTLELVSSFPDEFAVAGLAARGSNVEGIADLCRKYAPAAVALLDPTAVDRLARLLPAPRPELLAGPEGLVTLARQVPADVLLSALVGGAGLLPTMAAIEAGRTVALANKETLVMAGDLMTAAARRHRVPLLPVDSEHSAIFQCLIGHNKSDVHRVMLTASGGPFRELPREQFAHVTVEDALRHPTWKMGPKITIDSATLMNKGLEIIEARWLFDVEPHQVQVLVHPQSIVHSMVEYIDGSVIAQLGVADMGVPILYALTYPERRPAPAARLDLSRVGALTFFEPDAERFPCLRLARAALDRGGAAPVVLNAANEVAVAAFLDRKIPFVAISELIERALAAYPASPLQGIEDCVAIDADVRRRTEAFVHEIGGRR from the coding sequence GTGAAGCGGATCACCGTGCTCGGTGCCACCGGCTCGATCGGGCTGCGCACGCTGGAGCTGGTCTCGAGCTTTCCCGACGAGTTCGCCGTGGCCGGGCTGGCCGCGCGGGGATCGAACGTCGAGGGCATCGCCGACCTCTGTCGCAAGTACGCCCCGGCCGCGGTCGCCCTCCTCGACCCCACGGCCGTCGACCGGCTCGCCCGCCTCCTGCCGGCGCCGCGTCCGGAGCTGCTCGCCGGGCCGGAGGGCCTGGTGACCCTGGCCCGTCAGGTGCCGGCCGACGTCCTGCTCTCCGCGCTCGTGGGAGGGGCGGGGCTGCTACCCACCATGGCCGCCATCGAAGCGGGCCGGACGGTGGCCCTGGCCAACAAGGAGACGCTGGTCATGGCCGGGGACCTCATGACGGCGGCCGCCCGCCGCCACCGGGTGCCGCTGCTTCCGGTCGACTCCGAACACAGCGCGATCTTCCAGTGCCTCATCGGGCACAATAAGAGCGATGTCCACCGGGTGATGCTGACGGCGTCCGGGGGGCCCTTCCGCGAGTTGCCCCGGGAGCAATTCGCCCACGTGACGGTGGAGGACGCCCTCCGGCACCCGACGTGGAAGATGGGACCGAAGATCACGATCGACTCGGCGACCCTGATGAACAAGGGATTGGAGATCATCGAAGCGCGCTGGCTGTTCGACGTGGAGCCACACCAGGTGCAGGTGCTCGTGCATCCCCAGTCGATCGTGCACTCGATGGTGGAGTACATCGACGGCTCGGTGATCGCCCAGCTCGGCGTGGCCGACATGGGCGTGCCGATCCTCTACGCGCTGACGTACCCCGAACGGCGCCCCGCCCCGGCGGCCCGCCTGGATCTCAGCCGGGTCGGCGCGCTCACGTTCTTCGAGCCGGACGCCGAGCGGTTTCCCTGTCTGAGGCTGGCCCGGGCTGCTCTGGACCGGGGCGGCGCCGCCCCGGTGGTGCTCAACGCGGCCAACGAGGTGGCGGTCGCGGCGTTCCTGGACCGGAAGATTCCCTTTGTCGCCATCTCCGAGTTGATCGAGCGAGCCCTGGCGGCGTATCCGGCCAGCCCGCTCCAGGGGATCGAAGACTGCGTGGCGATCGACGCCGACGTCCGGCGGCGGACGGAGGCGTTCGTCCACGAGATTGGCGGGAGGCGGTAA
- a CDS encoding phosphatidate cytidylyltransferase, whose amino-acid sequence MTLSRHSLPADVVKRVASAVVFIPVFVWMVTRGPQWLFVAFVAAVAGTAAWELARMFAHAGMPTYARLGPAAAVFVTISFALPDVDPPAAMIALTLAVAIVFAASLRTGGTPSVDSVLTTLPGILYVGWFLGHAVLLYRLADGGPLILLLVGLTWLGESAAYFVGSTMGRHKLAPVISPNKTVEGAVAQAVASLLGALVLSVWLLPGWSPAQTLGAGLLLGVVGQVGDLIESVIKRSVGVKDTGHLIPGHGGLLDRVDGLLLNTPALYYYAVLGALA is encoded by the coding sequence ATGACGCTGAGCCGCCACTCGCTCCCTGCCGATGTGGTGAAGCGCGTGGCCAGCGCTGTCGTCTTCATCCCGGTTTTCGTGTGGATGGTCACCCGGGGTCCGCAGTGGCTCTTCGTGGCCTTCGTGGCCGCGGTGGCCGGCACCGCGGCGTGGGAGCTGGCCCGCATGTTCGCGCACGCCGGGATGCCGACCTATGCCCGGCTCGGCCCGGCCGCCGCCGTCTTCGTGACGATCAGCTTCGCCCTTCCCGACGTGGATCCCCCGGCGGCCATGATCGCGCTCACGCTGGCGGTGGCGATCGTGTTCGCAGCTTCGCTGCGCACAGGGGGGACGCCGTCGGTCGACTCCGTGCTGACGACCCTGCCGGGCATCCTGTACGTGGGCTGGTTCCTGGGCCATGCCGTCCTGCTCTACCGCCTGGCCGACGGCGGGCCGCTCATCCTCTTGCTCGTCGGCCTCACCTGGCTGGGAGAGTCGGCGGCATACTTCGTGGGCTCCACGATGGGCCGCCACAAACTCGCCCCGGTCATCAGTCCCAACAAGACGGTCGAAGGCGCCGTCGCCCAGGCGGTCGCCTCGCTCCTCGGCGCCCTCGTCCTGAGCGTGTGGTTGCTGCCGGGGTGGAGCCCGGCGCAGACACTGGGAGCCGGCTTGCTGCTGGGCGTGGTCGGGCAGGTGGGCGATTTGATCGAGTCCGTGATCAAGCGGAGCGTCGGCGTCAAGGACACCGGCCATCTCATTCCCGGCCACGGGGGGCTGCTGGACCGCGTGGACGGCCTGCTCCTCAATACCCCAGCGCTCTACTACTACGCGGTGCTGGGAGCGCTGGCGTGA
- a CDS encoding isoprenyl transferase: protein MALRTRSERPRVEQPSLTEHEWLELARSRPVPEHVAVIMDGNGRWATARGLPRVAGHHKGVETARAIVRAAGQLGLRYLTLYAFSTENWSRPEDEVTTLMKLLEDSMSRELRELMERNVRLSVIGRPTGVPAAVRRGIERVVEATRGNTGLHLIMAFNYGGRDELVDAFRALARRVAAGELAAGSITEEHVSGALYTAGIPDPDLLIRTSGELRISNFLLWQIAYTELWVTPTLWPDFQAIDLYRAVADFQGRTRRFGGV, encoded by the coding sequence ATGGCGCTGCGCACACGTAGCGAGCGGCCGCGGGTCGAACAGCCGTCCCTCACCGAGCACGAGTGGCTGGAGCTCGCCCGGAGCCGGCCGGTTCCCGAGCACGTGGCCGTCATCATGGACGGCAACGGGCGCTGGGCGACTGCCCGCGGGCTGCCCCGGGTCGCCGGTCATCACAAGGGGGTGGAAACGGCGCGGGCCATCGTGCGCGCGGCCGGGCAGCTCGGACTGCGGTACCTGACCCTCTATGCGTTCTCCACCGAGAACTGGAGCCGGCCCGAGGACGAGGTCACCACGTTGATGAAGCTCCTGGAAGACTCGATGTCCCGGGAGTTGCGCGAGCTGATGGAGCGCAACGTCCGGCTCAGCGTGATCGGCCGTCCGACCGGCGTTCCGGCCGCGGTGCGGCGGGGGATCGAGCGTGTGGTGGAGGCCACCCGCGGGAACACCGGCCTGCACCTCATCATGGCCTTCAATTACGGCGGCCGGGACGAGCTGGTGGACGCCTTCCGCGCCCTGGCCCGTCGAGTGGCCGCCGGCGAGCTGGCGGCCGGGTCGATCACCGAGGAGCACGTGAGCGGCGCGCTCTACACGGCCGGTATCCCGGATCCCGATCTGCTCATCCGCACCAGCGGGGAGCTGCGCATCTCGAATTTCCTGCTCTGGCAGATCGCCTACACCGAGCTGTGGGTGACGCCCACGCTGTGGCCCGACTTCCAGGCGATCGACCTCTACCGTGCGGTGGCCGATTTCCAGGGGCGTACCCGCCGGTTCGGTGGGGTGTGA
- the frr gene encoding ribosome recycling factor, with translation MQALLKDIESRMNGTLETLTREFAAVRTGRASTALLESVRVDYYGTPTPVTQTASVSVPDARTLVIQPWESAQLPAIEKAIMKSDLGLTPINDGKVIRLNLPPLTEERRKQLAKTVHKIAEDARIAVRNIRREANDKLKAMAKDKKVSEDEERRGHDQIQKITDKFIARVDELLKKKEQEILAF, from the coding sequence ATGCAAGCGCTGCTGAAGGACATCGAGAGCCGGATGAATGGGACGCTGGAGACGCTGACCCGGGAGTTCGCCGCCGTGCGGACGGGCCGCGCCTCGACCGCGCTGCTGGAGAGCGTCCGCGTGGACTACTACGGCACGCCGACCCCGGTGACCCAGACCGCCTCGGTGTCCGTGCCCGACGCCCGGACCCTCGTCATCCAGCCGTGGGAGTCGGCTCAGCTCCCGGCCATCGAGAAGGCGATCATGAAGTCGGACCTCGGCTTGACACCGATCAATGATGGCAAGGTGATCCGGCTCAATCTGCCGCCCCTGACCGAAGAACGGCGCAAGCAGCTGGCCAAGACCGTGCACAAGATCGCCGAAGACGCCCGAATCGCGGTGCGCAACATCCGGCGCGAGGCCAACGACAAGCTCAAGGCCATGGCCAAGGACAAGAAGGTATCGGAGGACGAGGAGCGGCGAGGCCACGATCAGATCCAGAAGATCACCGACAAGTTCATCGCCAGGGTGGACGAGCTCCTGAAGAAAAAGGAGCAGGAAATCCTGGCGTTCTAA
- the pyrH gene encoding UMP kinase, with protein sequence MTAEAGTPRPAYRRIVLKLSGEALAGTQGYGIDPAVLERIARETREVTALGVQVAIVIGGGNIFRGVAASVNGMDRATADYMGMLATVINALALQDALEKVGLQTRVLSAIEMRAVAEPYIRRRAIRHLEKGRVVIFAAGTGNPFFTTDTAGALRAIEIGADAIIKATKVDGIYSADPKQDRSAERLARTTYQDVLNRRLQVMDSTAISLCMENALPIIVFDLTRSGNIKRIVLGEAVGSIVSA encoded by the coding sequence GTGACGGCGGAGGCCGGCACCCCGCGTCCGGCGTACCGCCGCATCGTCCTCAAGCTGTCCGGGGAAGCGCTGGCCGGCACGCAGGGCTACGGCATCGACCCCGCCGTGCTGGAGCGGATCGCGCGGGAGACCCGCGAGGTGACCGCGCTGGGTGTCCAGGTGGCCATCGTGATCGGGGGCGGCAACATCTTCCGGGGCGTCGCCGCCAGCGTGAACGGGATGGACCGGGCGACCGCCGACTACATGGGGATGCTGGCCACGGTGATCAACGCGCTGGCCTTGCAGGACGCCCTGGAGAAGGTCGGGCTCCAGACGCGGGTGCTGTCGGCGATCGAGATGCGGGCGGTGGCCGAGCCCTATATCCGCCGGCGGGCCATCCGCCACCTGGAGAAGGGGCGCGTCGTCATCTTCGCCGCGGGCACGGGCAACCCGTTCTTCACCACCGACACCGCCGGCGCGCTGCGGGCTATCGAGATCGGCGCCGACGCCATCATCAAGGCCACCAAAGTCGACGGGATCTACTCGGCCGATCCCAAGCAGGACCGCAGCGCCGAGCGGCTGGCTCGCACGACATATCAGGACGTGCTCAATCGACGGCTGCAGGTGATGGACTCCACCGCGATTTCCCTGTGCATGGAGAACGCCTTGCCCATCATCGTGTTCGATCTCACTCGTTCGGGGAATATCAAGCGGATCGTGCTGGGAGAGGCCGTGGGATCGATCGTGTCGGCGTGA